The stretch of DNA GACACCCCGCTAAATGGTCTgttaacaattttttaaatttccaCGCACTCATtcccccagctccagctgcagctccactcCCGGGCTCTTGGCTAGATTATGCCATAAATCAGTTTGATGTTGCCATTACGTGCTTGCGGGCTGGGGAGATGATGCATCGGCATGCCAGGCATTTCGACCACAAATCGAAACAAAGAAAtctataaacaaattttgaatgcactgaaaacattcaattaattgGACAAAACATAAACTTTATGCCCTCTGATCGTAAAACtgtgcacataaatttgtGGGCGCGTTAAAAATTTGACAGCCAATAAAGTTTTACCTCTCAACCTCTCAATTGATGGATTACTAAAATTCTATAACTTTTTATGTCTCTCTGATTGCAGGCGGTCAACTGAAGACCAAGAATGGACAGAAGTACGTGTTCAATGGACCGCCATCGGGCGTGTATGTCTCCAGGGCCTGCCTGATCATCTCGGCCTTCATTATCATGGTGGCGCTGCTCTTCTCCATTGCCGTCACCTACTTCTTGGCGCGGCAGGGCGTCTCTGTCCCCACAGAAGCCAGTCCCGGGTGagtaatgctgctgctgctacctgGAGACCAAATCAAAATCAGTTTTGGTTTCCATGGGTGCGGTCTGGTCTTTACTTCGTTTTGCATTCTGCTAAACGTTTCGGCAAGCGTGCTAATTGGCAGTCGAACGCGACATGACCTCATTTTTGAAAGTGAAAGCAATTTATGCGTTTCCTTTGGCCGACTCCAACATCTGCTCCTCCTCACCCTGAGACTCTTCTTCTGACGCATTTCGAGGTGCGGAAGGGTTAaagttggagctggaggatggtTGTGGGTGTGACCGGAGGAGCACTTTGCATGGCTTcagccaaattgatttgtttgttttgcaactCCTTTGCCCTACAGTTGCATCACCGCTCACCATCCCGAGGTGAATGCCACGCCCATTGagactgctggctggctgagtCTCAATGCCCCGCCCAAATCCACACAATCACCGgacacagcaacagccccgccaccgccacctgtTGTGGAAACGGAGCCAAAGATGGCGAAGGCAGCGCCCGTGGGTGACATCGCCGTGCCACCCCAGCCGCCAACGGAGGTCCTCGATAACAGCACTAAGCCCACAGATCGTGCTCTCAAGCTCTACGAGGGCTGGCGTCCACTGCACTACAGGTGAGTGAAGGgtgaaattgttttcaagtGCTACTCATAGCAATTTAGCACTTAAGAGTGAGAGTTTGATGGAAATCGCCAGACACGAGAGTGCCTTTGCCTTCTGTTTAAATTGCTTCGCATGTTCTCCTTTTGATTTGAAGCTGACACACAAATCGTTTCACTCAGCCACCAGTATGCTGTCATTTCCGGATCCACCACACTGATCTGATCAGGGAAATGCCATCCCGCTGACAGTTGACTGCAATCTGGATCATTTTGTGTATTAAATCAATGCTATCTCGACAAGTTAAGACACAGCCTGTCAGCGGCATTCAACTGACAAGCAGAAGTTTGTTGCAAGGGCGATAGTATCCATCGAGGAAAGCTACTGTCATTTATTATTCTATGagtaatcaaatatttaattgggtTTAAATACTGAGATTAAATTATCTCCACTGTTTGCATAGCGGTTATTATATGTAATTATTCTTAGAAAAGATTACGGATTGTTTATCCAACAACTTTCATTTGTCTACGCGCATAAAATTCTTAGTTTTATCCTTGACAGCGACTGAAAGTGAAACTGACACTGAGACCAGCAGACTCCTTCAGTCCTTACCCATTGACGTCAGTCTTGGGGGTCATGTACTTTGTACATACGCATACGTTAcgtatatttttatttctattgcGCAAGAAAGTGGGTCAAGGATTGAGACGCCATGTAGTTCGGtagtcagcagccagcagccagcagccgtgTACCAAAAGTGGACACCAAAGAACTAGCATTTGCTGCTTATGCCACATGTAACTAATGAACCAGAAACTACTTGCACGAGACACCACAGgagatggctggctggccaaagAGTTGGCAGCTCTGGGGAGGCTCGTTAGGCGTCTGCTCTTCAGTCACACTCTGGGAAAAAGATGCGGAACCAAAGCGAAGCGCAGCGGCATAGATCTGAGGAAACAATAAACGCACGCCGACTGTCGGCATGACATAATGTGCCAGATACTTGGACCGCGAGCCGGATAGAGATAGATGGCCGCCAGATAGGAAGATGCTCGGCCAGATGGGCGAAGCTGCGCTCTcctctgcagcagccgcatgcATTAATATAATTGACACAGAAAAGCCCAAGCTGGGCATTAATTTGTGCACCGCACGCAGCCTCCAACTCTGCTCAGAGAGATGGCAAGAAGAGCGATGTAGTTGGGATGAGATGCATCCTCGATGCCTGATGGATGTTGCGGCAAGTGCAGCAGAGTTCTCGTTTGCACCAATCGATGGCAActgatgcagcagctgctgatcaAGGCAACACTGTTGATTGGTATCTCTTCTACCCCCAAGCCAACCTCTTTTCACCCCACTCCATGCTCGTATCCATGGCAAATTGCTGGCCCGAAGCTTGCTTCCTGGTTGCCCCCGGGCGCACGCATTGTAAACCAAACCAATCAcctcaattaaatgcaacaagGCGCAAAGCCAGCACCCATGGGGCTTCCAGATTGGCAACTGCTGGAGCATCTGGCAGATAGTCTGTGGTATTTGTGGCATGTGTGCGTGAGAGCAGAGGGAATTGATTTACAATCTATTTGTGCTTATTGCACTCATAACAGCAAAGAGCTTAATCAGCAGAGTGAAAGGAGGTAGAAACTAGAGAGTTAGAGCATTCAATTTTCGGTGTGGCTGCAACATTTGGCTGCCCActtcttgtttgctttgattgcTGATGCGGCTTAtgatgtggcatggcatgcatTTCGTTTGCCGCCAAACGCAGCGACtaatggcaggcagccacaaccCCAGTCCCATCGAACATCGAACGAAGCCAGATCACAGCAGTGTGAATTGCATTGCCCTCAAATGGATGCCAAACACatgtgctggcgctgctctcTGACTGaaactgattgattgattggcaCTTTTGATGGCTGCAAGTTGGCatttttggcagccatttgcatttcaccTGCAGCAGACACTGCAGCTTCCTACTATCCGCGTTGCATTTCCCGTTCTATTTTCAtgatgcatttccatttctccTCGGTCTCTGCAGCCTGCTGATTGAACCAAACATTGTGACATCGTCCAACAACGGCAGCCTGACCATCGAGATCGAGCGGGATGTGGCCAAGGTGAGTGGCTGGGAGCCCATTGTGCTGGACGTGCACAATGTGAGCATTGCCAATGTGCGTGTCATTCGGGCGCCACTTGCCGGCAAGTCCACCAATGGCAGcgatgagctggagctggacttTGACAGCGACTATGGCGAGGACAATGCCACATTTGTGGTGCGACTGGACAAGTCATTGGCCACGGAGCCaaagctgcggctgctgctcagtCTGGACTTTGTCAGCCAGGTGACGGAGACACTGCAGGGAGTCTACAAGACGAGCTACACCAATCCGGATACCAAAAAGCCAGAGTAAGTGAAAGGCCAGAGTCCCTAAAGGGTAAACCTTTAATGGATAAACCTTCTCCCCTCTTGCAGATGGATGATCAGCACACAGTTCTCGCCAATCGATGCACGACGCGCCTTCCCCTGCTTCGACCGGCCCGACATGAAGGCCAACTTCTCCATCAGCATCATCCGCAACAGTCAGTACAAAATGGCCCTTTCCAACATGCCCAAGTCGCACAGCAGCGCCTATCGTCCGGGCTTCATCCGGGATGACTTCCTCACCACACCCAAGATGCCCACGTACCTGGTGGCCTTCATTGTGTCCAATATGGTTGATTCCCGCTACGCGGCACTCGACAGCAGTGTGATGCCGCGAGTGGAGATCTGGACACGGCCCACGTTCGTGGACATGACCCACTACGCATACAAGATGGTGCGCAAGTTCCTGCCGTACTACGAGGAGTACTTTGGCATCAAGAACAAGCTGCCGAAGATCGATCTGGTCTCGGTGCCggactttggctttgccgCCATGGAGAACTGGGGACTGATTACGTTCAGGGACTCGGCGCTGCTGGTGCCGGAGGATCTGGAGCTGGCCTCCTCGTCGGAGCATATGCAGTACGTGGCCCAGATTATTGCCCATGAGCTGGCCCACCAGTGGTTCGGCAATCTGGTGACGCCCAAGTGGTGGGACGATCTCTGGCTGAAGGAGGGCTTCGCCTGCTACATGAGCTACAAGGCCCTGAACCATGCCCATCCCGAGTTCCAGATCATGGACACCTTCACCATGCTGGAGTTCAAGGAGTCGATGCAGCACGACGCGGACAACACCTCCCATGCCATCTCCTTTGACGTGAAGTCCACGAATGATGTGCGCCGCATCTTCGATCCGATTAGCTACTCCAAGGGCACCATTCTGCTGCGCATGCTGAACTCCATTGTGGGCGATGAGGCCTTCCGCACGGCCACCCAGGATCTGCTGCAGACCTTCGCCTACGAGAACATGGATCGCAACGATCTGTGGGCAATCCTCACCCGCCACGGCCACGAGAAGGGCACTCTGCCCAAGGAGCTGAATGTCAAGCAGATAATGGACTCGTGGATAACGCAGCCGGGCTATCCGGTGGTCAATGTGGAGCGCCGTGGCGCTGACTTGGTGCTGCGCCAGGAGCGTTATCTGCTGCCCGCTCGCAACCCAGCGGATCACAGTCGCTGGTTCATTCCCATCACCTTCGAGACGGACGAGCTGCACAAGGGCGACAACATACCCACGCACTGGATGACCAACCAGGAGGACGAGCAGGAGCTCGTCGTCAGCCATGTCTTCAACAGtgccagcaacaacgacagcgTCGTCTACCTGAATCTGAATCGTCAGGGCTACTACCGCGTCAACTACGACATGATCTCATGGCTGGCCCTCAAGAAGAACTTTAGCACCCTGCCACGCATAACGAGAGCGCAGCTCCTCGACGATGCACTCCATCTGTCCCAGGCAGAGTATCTGCCCTACGACATTCCGTACGTTGGGTCGCTAAGGCAATTCGATCTCTTCTCTAACTGATGTTTGCCTTATTGCAGGCTGACCTTCCTCATGGAGCTGTACACGTCCGTGGATGATGAGCTGCTGTGGAGTGCTGCCAAGCCGGGACTCAATTATCTCATCTACAACCTGAAACGGGAGCCAGCCTATGAGACCTTCAGGGTGAGATTTGATAGACAATTTAAGTGATTTTTTACTCATGCTGAATGCATCTTTCCTTTCTCAGGCCTTTATGAAGTTCATCGTGCGTCCCGCCTTCGATCAGTATGGCCTGAATGAGCCCGACAACGAGTCCCATCTGCAGTTGAAGCATCGCGCTCTGGTGGCCAACTTTGCCTGCAAATTCAACTACGATCGATGCACCCAGGTGGCCCAGTCCAAGTTCCGCGAATGGATGCGGAATACCAAAAAGAATCCGTAAGCTCCGCAAACGAATATCCAAATCGAAGCTAAACCTATTTATCTTTTAGAATTAAACCGAATCTGAAATCGGTGATTTACTGCACGGCTCTGGCGGAGGGTTCCTATCCAGAGTGGTATTTCGCCTACAAGCAATACAAGACAACCACAAGCGCCTCTGAAAAGGAGGAGATACTCACCTCCTTGGGCTGCACCACAAAGCCCTGGCTGCTGTCCAAGTGAGTAGCGGATAATCAGCTCCAAAAAGTATAAGTAAACATCATTCTTCGAATCTTCTTGCAGATACCTCAACATGACCATCAATCCCACATCGGGCATAATGAAGCAGGATGGAGCACTGGCCTTCCGCGCCGTAGCCTCCAATGCCATTGGCTATGAGATTGCCTTCGATTTTCTGCAGAGCAACATCAAGGAGATTGCCGAATAGTGAGTATTAGTGGCAATAATCTAATTaaccatttaatttatgtatcaATCTCCCACAGCTATGGCGATGGCTTCTCCACGCTCTCCGAGATGATCAAGTCCCTGACCATCTATATGAACAAGGAGtaccacaagcagcagctgcaggacttGTCCGCCAATTGCCGCAAGCTGGGCCTCAGGGCCGTCGAGACAGCCATCAATCTGGCCATGGAGCAGGTCAATGATAATATCTACTGGCGCAGCCACTCCTACCACAGCCTCAAGAACTTCCTCGAAGGCATTGTCAGCGAGTTCCAGATTAACATTTTCTAAGtaggctgaagctgaagctgaagcgaaagtaaaacagaaaactcaaattgaattcaacCAAAAATGCGATTTAATTATTATGATAACTATTACCATTATTTGTATTCATTCGAAAGcctcaaattaatttaatgaaaacgAATTATTTGCGAAAAGTGATATAAACGTGTAAGTTAGCCAACATAATTTAGGTAAACGATATACTTTTTGcaattgtatattttatttattataagtCGGGCCCCTTCTGCTTCTTGGTATTGCTCTGTAACGTTCCTATTAAtgcagaaatacatacatcaacaatcgcacaccacacacaataGATCTAATGCTGCTTATGTAAAATCTTATCTTTATTCTACGatatatgatatgatatgtATGATCGATCTTTGATGGTCAAGTACTCTACTTTAGTGCACACCACACCTGTGTAGATCCTAAGCGAATCAAATTAGCACTAAGTAAACCAAAAATCTATTTTGTAGTCACATCAATCAAGCGAGCAAGAGCACGGCTACAGTTTATTAAGAAGAAATTGCGGAAAGAAGCGCCCATTGTCCATCTATAAGGATATGGGCGGCAGAATG from Drosophila subobscura isolate 14011-0131.10 chromosome O, UCBerk_Dsub_1.0, whole genome shotgun sequence encodes:
- the LOC117896575 gene encoding aminopeptidase N isoform X2, producing MEGGYVNEEDSDAIMGVESPGGQLKTKNGQKYVFNGPPSGVYVSRACLIISAFIIMVALLFSIAVTYFLARQGVSVPTEASPGCITAHHPEVNATPIETAGWLSLNAPPKSTQSPDTATAPPPPPVVETEPKMAKAAPVGDIAVPPQPPTEVLDNSTKPTDRALKLYEGWRPLHYSLLIEPNIVTSSNNGSLTIEIERDVAKVSGWEPIVLDVHNVSIANVRVIRAPLAGKSTNGSDELELDFDSDYGEDNATFVVRLDKSLATEPKLRLLLSLDFVSQVTETLQGVYKTSYTNPDTKKPEWMISTQFSPIDARRAFPCFDRPDMKANFSISIIRNSQYKMALSNMPKSHSSAYRPGFIRDDFLTTPKMPTYLVAFIVSNMVDSRYAALDSSVMPRVEIWTRPTFVDMTHYAYKMVRKFLPYYEEYFGIKNKLPKIDLVSVPDFGFAAMENWGLITFRDSALLVPEDLELASSSEHMQYVAQIIAHELAHQWFGNLVTPKWWDDLWLKEGFACYMSYKALNHAHPEFQIMDTFTMLEFKESMQHDADNTSHAISFDVKSTNDVRRIFDPISYSKGTILLRMLNSIVGDEAFRTATQDLLQTFAYENMDRNDLWAILTRHGHEKGTLPKELNVKQIMDSWITQPGYPVVNVERRGADLVLRQERYLLPARNPADHSRWFIPITFETDELHKGDNIPTHWMTNQEDEQELVVSHVFNSASNNDSVVYLNLNRQGYYRVNYDMISWLALKKNFSTLPRITRAQLLDDALHLSQAEYLPYDIPLTFLMELYTSVDDELLWSAAKPGLNYLIYNLKREPAYETFRAFMKFIVRPAFDQYGLNEPDNESHLQLKHRALVANFACKFNYDRCTQVAQSKFREWMRNTKKNPIKPNLKSVIYCTALAEGSYPEWYFAYKQYKTTTSASEKEEILTSLGCTTKPWLLSKYLNMTINPTSGIMKQDGALAFRAVASNAIGYEIAFDFLQSNIKEIAEYYGDGFSTLSEMIKSLTIYMNKEYHKQQLQDLSANCRKLGLRAVETAINLAMEQVNDNIYWRSHSYHSLKNFLEGIVSEFQINIF
- the LOC117896575 gene encoding aminopeptidase N isoform X3: MEGGYVNEGGQLKTKNGQKYVFNGPPSGVYVSRACLIISAFIIMVALLFSIAVTYFLARQGVSVPTEASPGCITAHHPEVNATPIETAGWLSLNAPPKSTQSPDTATAPPPPPVVETEPKMAKAAPVGDIAVPPQPPTEVLDNSTKPTDRALKLYEGWRPLHYSLLIEPNIVTSSNNGSLTIEIERDVAKVSGWEPIVLDVHNVSIANVRVIRAPLAGKSTNGSDELELDFDSDYGEDNATFVVRLDKSLATEPKLRLLLSLDFVSQVTETLQGVYKTSYTNPDTKKPEWMISTQFSPIDARRAFPCFDRPDMKANFSISIIRNSQYKMALSNMPKSHSSAYRPGFIRDDFLTTPKMPTYLVAFIVSNMVDSRYAALDSSVMPRVEIWTRPTFVDMTHYAYKMVRKFLPYYEEYFGIKNKLPKIDLVSVPDFGFAAMENWGLITFRDSALLVPEDLELASSSEHMQYVAQIIAHELAHQWFGNLVTPKWWDDLWLKEGFACYMSYKALNHAHPEFQIMDTFTMLEFKESMQHDADNTSHAISFDVKSTNDVRRIFDPISYSKGTILLRMLNSIVGDEAFRTATQDLLQTFAYENMDRNDLWAILTRHGHEKGTLPKELNVKQIMDSWITQPGYPVVNVERRGADLVLRQERYLLPARNPADHSRWFIPITFETDELHKGDNIPTHWMTNQEDEQELVVSHVFNSASNNDSVVYLNLNRQGYYRVNYDMISWLALKKNFSTLPRITRAQLLDDALHLSQAEYLPYDIPLTFLMELYTSVDDELLWSAAKPGLNYLIYNLKREPAYETFRAFMKFIVRPAFDQYGLNEPDNESHLQLKHRALVANFACKFNYDRCTQVAQSKFREWMRNTKKNPIKPNLKSVIYCTALAEGSYPEWYFAYKQYKTTTSASEKEEILTSLGCTTKPWLLSKYLNMTINPTSGIMKQDGALAFRAVASNAIGYEIAFDFLQSNIKEIAEYYGDGFSTLSEMIKSLTIYMNKEYHKQQLQDLSANCRKLGLRAVETAINLAMEQVNDNIYWRSHSYHSLKNFLEGIVSEFQINIF
- the LOC117896575 gene encoding aminopeptidase N isoform X1, with amino-acid sequence MEGGYVNEAIISYTNPKLQMPLMASAIYAPTTTSKSTATAAPASASLSSTPQPHCSSSSAASAPSASASASSAPVGGGTFQGFVTKLRNFKFDDTKNIRKRFHFDYISKDRFLGGQLKTKNGQKYVFNGPPSGVYVSRACLIISAFIIMVALLFSIAVTYFLARQGVSVPTEASPGCITAHHPEVNATPIETAGWLSLNAPPKSTQSPDTATAPPPPPVVETEPKMAKAAPVGDIAVPPQPPTEVLDNSTKPTDRALKLYEGWRPLHYSLLIEPNIVTSSNNGSLTIEIERDVAKVSGWEPIVLDVHNVSIANVRVIRAPLAGKSTNGSDELELDFDSDYGEDNATFVVRLDKSLATEPKLRLLLSLDFVSQVTETLQGVYKTSYTNPDTKKPEWMISTQFSPIDARRAFPCFDRPDMKANFSISIIRNSQYKMALSNMPKSHSSAYRPGFIRDDFLTTPKMPTYLVAFIVSNMVDSRYAALDSSVMPRVEIWTRPTFVDMTHYAYKMVRKFLPYYEEYFGIKNKLPKIDLVSVPDFGFAAMENWGLITFRDSALLVPEDLELASSSEHMQYVAQIIAHELAHQWFGNLVTPKWWDDLWLKEGFACYMSYKALNHAHPEFQIMDTFTMLEFKESMQHDADNTSHAISFDVKSTNDVRRIFDPISYSKGTILLRMLNSIVGDEAFRTATQDLLQTFAYENMDRNDLWAILTRHGHEKGTLPKELNVKQIMDSWITQPGYPVVNVERRGADLVLRQERYLLPARNPADHSRWFIPITFETDELHKGDNIPTHWMTNQEDEQELVVSHVFNSASNNDSVVYLNLNRQGYYRVNYDMISWLALKKNFSTLPRITRAQLLDDALHLSQAEYLPYDIPLTFLMELYTSVDDELLWSAAKPGLNYLIYNLKREPAYETFRAFMKFIVRPAFDQYGLNEPDNESHLQLKHRALVANFACKFNYDRCTQVAQSKFREWMRNTKKNPIKPNLKSVIYCTALAEGSYPEWYFAYKQYKTTTSASEKEEILTSLGCTTKPWLLSKYLNMTINPTSGIMKQDGALAFRAVASNAIGYEIAFDFLQSNIKEIAEYYGDGFSTLSEMIKSLTIYMNKEYHKQQLQDLSANCRKLGLRAVETAINLAMEQVNDNIYWRSHSYHSLKNFLEGIVSEFQINIF